From one Myxococcus xanthus genomic stretch:
- a CDS encoding MBL fold metallo-hydrolase — protein sequence MLFRQLFDTTSSTYTYLLGDEEQGTALLIDPVAEKLDRDLTLLRELGLSLTHALDTHVHADHVTASGLLRARTGAKVVSGITGAPCADIHVKHGDTLRAGTFTLQVLATPGHTDDSVSYLLGDRVFTGDALLIRGNGRTDFQNGNAGTLYDSITQVLFALPDETLVYPAHDYRGLTVTTIGEEKRHNPRVAGRSRDGFIQLMNNLGLPKPKLIDVAVPANRACGLTAPVRARGSFTH from the coding sequence ATGCTCTTCCGCCAGCTCTTCGACACGACGTCCTCGACGTACACCTATCTGCTTGGGGACGAGGAACAAGGAACGGCACTCCTCATCGACCCCGTCGCGGAGAAGCTCGACCGGGACCTCACGCTGCTGCGGGAGCTAGGCCTCTCCCTCACCCATGCGCTCGACACACACGTGCACGCGGACCATGTCACTGCGTCCGGCCTGCTCCGGGCTCGCACGGGCGCCAAGGTGGTGAGTGGCATCACCGGGGCACCGTGCGCTGACATCCACGTGAAACATGGCGACACGCTGCGCGCCGGGACCTTCACGCTCCAGGTGCTCGCGACGCCGGGCCACACGGATGACAGCGTGAGCTACCTGTTGGGAGACCGTGTCTTCACCGGGGATGCCCTGCTCATCCGTGGCAATGGCAGGACAGACTTCCAGAATGGGAACGCCGGCACCTTGTATGACTCCATCACCCAGGTGCTGTTCGCGCTCCCCGATGAGACGCTCGTGTACCCGGCCCATGACTACAGAGGGCTGACGGTGACGACCATCGGCGAGGAGAAGCGACACAACCCGCGCGTGGCCGGCCGGAGCCGAGACGGCTTCATCCAGCTCATGAACAACCTGGGCCTGCCGAAGCCCAAGCTCATCGACGTGGCGGTTCCCGCCAACCGCGCTTGTGGACTGACGGCACCGGTCCGCGCGCGAGGCAGCTTCACACATTGA
- a CDS encoding ion transporter, whose product MSNASEQGPTEGLRGRLHEIIFEAETPAGRAFDVGLLWAILFSIIAVMLESVASVRAQYGSLLLGVEWFFTGLFTLEYLLRLFSVSKPLRYARSFFGLVDLLAILPTFLSVLIPGAQSLLAIRVLRLLRVFRVLKLSHLLGQAEVLLTALRASRPKITVFLGTVLTIVVIMGALMYVVEGQENGFDSIPRAMYWAIVTVTTVGFGDITPKTAPGQFIASILMVMGYGIIAVPTGIVSVELAAATRHAVDNRACPACGQQGHDLDAHFCKHCGHGL is encoded by the coding sequence GTGTCCAACGCCTCAGAGCAGGGCCCCACCGAGGGCCTCCGCGGTCGGTTGCACGAAATCATCTTCGAGGCGGAGACGCCCGCGGGCAGGGCATTCGACGTCGGCCTCCTGTGGGCCATCCTCTTCAGCATCATCGCGGTGATGCTGGAGAGCGTCGCCTCGGTGCGGGCCCAGTACGGGAGCCTGCTGCTCGGCGTCGAATGGTTCTTCACGGGCCTGTTCACCCTGGAGTACCTGCTCCGGCTCTTCTCCGTCAGCAAGCCGCTGCGTTACGCCCGCAGCTTCTTCGGGCTGGTGGATTTGCTGGCGATCCTGCCCACCTTCCTGAGCGTTCTGATTCCCGGGGCACAGTCCCTGCTGGCGATTCGAGTGCTGCGGCTGCTGCGCGTCTTCCGCGTGCTCAAGCTGTCGCACCTGCTCGGCCAGGCGGAGGTGCTGCTCACCGCGCTGCGCGCCAGCCGCCCGAAAATCACCGTCTTCCTGGGCACCGTGCTGACCATCGTCGTCATCATGGGCGCGCTGATGTACGTGGTGGAGGGCCAGGAGAACGGCTTCGACAGCATCCCGCGCGCCATGTACTGGGCCATCGTCACCGTGACGACGGTCGGCTTTGGCGACATCACCCCCAAGACGGCACCTGGGCAGTTCATCGCCTCCATTCTGATGGTGATGGGCTACGGCATCATCGCCGTGCCCACGGGCATCGTCTCCGTGGAGCTGGCCGCCGCCACGCGGCACGCGGTGGACAACCGGGCGTGCCCCGCCTGTGGCCAGCAGGGGCATGACCTGGACGCGCATTTCTGCAAGCACTGCGGTCACGGGCTCTAG
- a CDS encoding sodium:solute symporter family transporter, with the protein MNPAETTTQLGQPNATAILFFLLFVGVTLAITYWAARKTKTTSEFFAAGGGVSAAQNGFALAGDYMSAASFLGIAGLVATSGFDGLIYSVGWLVGWPVVTFLIAEPLRNLGKYTFADVVAYRLKQTPVRLSAAVGTLTVVSFYLIAQMVGAGNLIHLLFGLSYEAAVVIVGAVMILYVLFGGMIATTWVQIVKAVLLLAGATGLAGMVLSKFGFSPLRLFNEAATQYGAEVLAPGKLVNNPLEAISLGVALMFGTAGLPHILMRFYTVPDAKAARSSVFYATGLIGYFYLVTFILGFGASVLVGRQAITGVDKGGNMAAPMLAEVVGGTGFLGFISAVAFATILAVVAGLTLSGAAALSHDLWSSVVRKGQAPEAEQLKVARLASLFLGVLAIILGVAFKGQNVAFMVGLAFAIAASANFPALLLSMAWKKFTTNGAVASMLTGAISSVLFIFLSPTVQVDLLGNTSALFPLRNPGVITIPLAFIVGAAVSLLFPEHESAARFAEVKHRMHVGVPQPAPAVATVASKPADEPSRPAATGSEAKA; encoded by the coding sequence ATGAACCCCGCAGAAACGACGACGCAGCTCGGCCAGCCGAACGCGACGGCCATCCTGTTCTTCCTCCTCTTCGTCGGCGTCACCCTGGCGATTACGTACTGGGCGGCGCGCAAGACGAAGACGACCTCGGAGTTCTTCGCCGCGGGCGGCGGCGTGAGCGCGGCGCAGAACGGCTTCGCGCTCGCGGGCGACTACATGAGCGCCGCCAGCTTCCTGGGCATCGCGGGCCTGGTGGCCACGTCCGGCTTCGACGGGCTCATCTACTCCGTTGGCTGGCTGGTGGGTTGGCCGGTCGTGACGTTCCTCATCGCCGAGCCCCTGCGCAACCTGGGCAAGTACACCTTCGCGGACGTGGTGGCCTACCGGCTGAAGCAGACGCCGGTGCGCCTGTCCGCGGCGGTGGGCACGCTCACCGTGGTCAGCTTCTACCTGATTGCGCAGATGGTGGGCGCCGGCAACCTCATCCACCTGCTGTTCGGCCTGTCCTATGAGGCGGCGGTCGTCATCGTGGGCGCGGTGATGATTCTCTACGTCCTCTTCGGCGGGATGATTGCCACCACGTGGGTGCAGATCGTCAAGGCGGTGCTGCTGCTGGCGGGCGCCACGGGGCTCGCGGGCATGGTGCTGTCCAAGTTCGGCTTCAGCCCACTGCGGCTCTTCAACGAGGCCGCCACCCAATACGGCGCGGAGGTGCTGGCACCCGGGAAGCTGGTGAACAACCCGCTGGAGGCCATCTCCCTGGGCGTGGCGCTGATGTTCGGCACCGCGGGCCTGCCGCACATCCTGATGCGCTTCTACACGGTGCCGGACGCGAAGGCGGCGCGCAGCAGCGTCTTCTACGCCACGGGGCTCATCGGCTACTTCTACCTGGTGACGTTCATCCTGGGCTTCGGCGCGTCCGTGCTGGTGGGCCGTCAGGCGATTACCGGCGTGGACAAGGGCGGCAACATGGCGGCGCCCATGCTCGCCGAAGTCGTGGGTGGCACGGGCTTCCTGGGCTTCATCTCCGCCGTCGCCTTCGCCACGATTCTGGCGGTGGTGGCCGGCCTGACGCTGTCCGGCGCGGCGGCGCTGTCCCATGACTTGTGGTCCAGCGTGGTGCGCAAGGGGCAGGCCCCCGAGGCGGAGCAGCTCAAGGTGGCCCGGCTGGCCAGCCTCTTCCTGGGCGTCCTGGCCATCATCCTGGGCGTGGCCTTCAAGGGGCAGAACGTGGCCTTCATGGTGGGTCTGGCCTTCGCCATCGCGGCGAGCGCCAACTTCCCGGCGCTGCTCCTGTCCATGGCCTGGAAGAAGTTCACCACGAATGGCGCGGTGGCCAGCATGCTGACGGGCGCCATCAGCTCGGTGCTCTTCATCTTCCTGTCCCCCACGGTGCAGGTGGACCTCCTGGGCAACACGTCCGCGCTGTTCCCCCTGCGCAACCCGGGCGTCATCACCATTCCCCTGGCCTTCATCGTGGGCGCGGCGGTGTCGCTGCTCTTCCCCGAGCACGAGTCCGCCGCCCGCTTCGCCGAAGTGAAGCACCGGATGCACGTGGGGGTGCCCCAGCCGGCCCCCGCGGTGGCCACCGTGGCATCGAAGCCCGCGGATGAGCCGTCCCGCCCCGCCGCCACGGGCAGCGAGGCCAAGGCCTGA
- a CDS encoding DUF485 domain-containing protein, producing MSTNPNEEALEALAAARWRVAGVLTVTTLVAYLGFILLVAFDKPLMGQQLVPGLSIGILLGALVIVAAWALTGIYMLWANGKYDRALHQLRGGK from the coding sequence ATGTCCACGAATCCGAATGAGGAAGCGCTGGAAGCACTCGCGGCGGCGCGCTGGCGCGTGGCCGGCGTGCTCACCGTGACGACGCTGGTGGCGTACCTGGGCTTCATCCTGCTGGTGGCGTTCGACAAGCCGCTCATGGGGCAGCAGCTCGTCCCCGGCCTGTCCATTGGCATCCTGCTGGGCGCGCTGGTCATCGTCGCGGCCTGGGCGCTGACGGGCATCTACATGCTGTGGGCGAACGGGAAGTACGACCGCGCCCTGCACCAACTCCGCGGTGGGAAGTGA
- the acs gene encoding acetate--CoA ligase, which produces MAQTQEALIPTKDAFSRKAHVKSLEDYQRLYQRSIQQPEAFWSEMAEQLTWFHKPDAIMDLDAEQVDFSWFGGGKLNAAYNCIDRHATERPGKVAIIWAKNEPGEYESITYRDLQHHVGRVANVLKAHGVRKGDRVCIYLPMVPELAYTMLACARIGAVHSVVFAGFSSEALRERILDSGAKVLITANEGPRGPKFVPTKAIADEAVEGLSLVESILVVRRTGKEVPMLAGRDYWLDAEMAKHRGVCPAEWMDSEDPLFILYTSGSTGKPKGVLHTTGGYLVYAATTFRYVFDIQPEDVYFCAADLGWVTGHSYILYGPLMNGTTTVMFESTPTFPDAGRLWRVVDDLKATILYTAPTALRSLIKEGDAWVKKSSRQSLRLLGSVGEPINPEVWRWYHDVVGEGRCPVVDTWWQTETGGILIAPLPGATPTKPGSATLPFFGVEPVLVDDEGRVIEGNGVSGNLCLARSWPGQARTLYGHHQRFKETYYARFPNLYFTGDGCRRDEDGYYWITGRVDDVLNVSGHRLGTAEVESALVAHEAVAEAAVVGFPHDLKGTGVCAFVTVKPDWQESASEQMVGALKEQVRHVIGPIATPDRVVLVNGLPKTRSGKILRRMLRKIASGEVENLGDASTLADPSVLDELLAKATPPQAKR; this is translated from the coding sequence ATGGCCCAGACGCAGGAAGCGCTCATTCCCACGAAGGACGCCTTCAGCCGCAAAGCCCACGTGAAGAGCCTGGAGGACTACCAGCGCCTCTACCAGCGCAGCATCCAGCAGCCCGAGGCCTTCTGGAGTGAGATGGCTGAACAGCTCACCTGGTTCCACAAGCCAGACGCCATCATGGACCTGGACGCCGAACAGGTGGACTTCTCCTGGTTCGGCGGCGGCAAGCTCAACGCGGCCTACAACTGCATCGACCGGCACGCCACGGAGCGCCCCGGCAAGGTCGCCATCATCTGGGCGAAGAACGAGCCGGGCGAGTACGAATCCATCACCTACCGCGACCTCCAGCACCACGTGGGCCGCGTGGCCAACGTGCTGAAGGCGCACGGCGTGCGCAAGGGCGACCGCGTCTGTATCTACCTGCCCATGGTGCCGGAGCTGGCCTACACCATGCTCGCGTGCGCGCGCATCGGCGCGGTGCACTCCGTGGTGTTCGCCGGCTTCTCATCGGAGGCCCTGCGCGAGCGGATTCTCGACTCCGGCGCCAAGGTGCTCATCACCGCCAACGAAGGGCCGCGCGGCCCGAAGTTCGTGCCCACCAAGGCCATCGCGGACGAGGCCGTGGAGGGCCTGTCCCTGGTGGAGTCCATCCTCGTGGTGCGCCGCACGGGCAAGGAAGTGCCCATGCTCGCCGGCCGCGACTACTGGCTGGACGCGGAGATGGCGAAGCACCGCGGCGTCTGTCCCGCGGAGTGGATGGACTCCGAGGATCCGCTCTTCATCCTCTACACCTCCGGCTCCACGGGGAAGCCCAAGGGCGTGCTGCACACCACCGGCGGCTATCTCGTCTACGCGGCCACCACGTTCCGCTACGTCTTCGACATCCAGCCGGAGGACGTCTACTTCTGTGCGGCGGACCTGGGCTGGGTCACCGGACACAGCTACATCCTCTACGGGCCGCTGATGAACGGCACCACCACGGTGATGTTCGAGTCCACGCCCACCTTCCCGGACGCAGGGCGGCTGTGGCGCGTGGTGGACGACCTCAAGGCCACCATCCTCTACACCGCGCCCACCGCGCTGCGCTCGCTCATCAAGGAGGGTGACGCGTGGGTGAAGAAGTCCTCGCGCCAGTCGCTGCGCCTCCTGGGCAGCGTGGGCGAGCCCATCAACCCGGAGGTGTGGCGCTGGTACCACGACGTCGTGGGCGAAGGCCGCTGCCCGGTGGTGGACACGTGGTGGCAGACGGAGACGGGCGGCATCCTGATTGCCCCGCTGCCGGGGGCCACGCCCACCAAGCCGGGCTCCGCCACCCTGCCCTTCTTCGGCGTGGAGCCGGTGCTGGTGGACGACGAGGGCCGCGTCATCGAAGGCAACGGCGTCAGCGGCAACCTGTGTCTGGCGCGCTCGTGGCCGGGACAGGCTCGCACGCTGTATGGCCACCACCAGCGCTTCAAGGAGACGTACTACGCGCGCTTCCCCAACCTGTACTTCACCGGTGACGGGTGCCGCCGCGACGAGGATGGGTACTACTGGATTACCGGCCGCGTGGACGACGTGCTCAACGTCTCCGGGCACCGCCTGGGCACCGCCGAGGTGGAGAGCGCGCTGGTGGCCCATGAGGCCGTCGCCGAGGCCGCGGTGGTGGGCTTCCCGCACGACCTCAAGGGCACGGGCGTATGCGCGTTCGTCACGGTGAAGCCGGACTGGCAGGAGTCCGCCTCCGAGCAGATGGTGGGCGCGCTCAAGGAGCAGGTTCGGCATGTCATTGGCCCCATCGCCACGCCGGACCGGGTGGTGCTGGTCAACGGCCTGCCGAAGACGCGCTCCGGGAAGATTCTGCGCCGCATGCTCCGCAAGATTGCCTCGGGCGAGGTGGAGAACCTGGGTGACGCCAGCACCCTGGCGGACCCGTCGGTGCTCGACGAACTCCTCGCGAAGGCCACACCCCCACAGGCGAAGCGCTGA